Genomic DNA from Anguilla anguilla isolate fAngAng1 chromosome 17, fAngAng1.pri, whole genome shotgun sequence:
CCGGAGGGTGCTGCAGTGCAGGGAGCTGGACTCACTCCTCCTCATTCTGGGCTCCTGGTAAACGCCCAAAACCATGCTGTCTCGGCTAATCACAAAGCAGTACCAAATCATGCTGTTACCCAATCAGAAACGAGGATAAAGCGGTGCTCTCTGCCAATCAGAAACCAGTACTGAATCATGTTCTCAGCCATTCACAAAGGACCAAGCCTCACTCTCATCTACTcataaaccaaaaacaaaccacTGTTTCACCCAGTCACATGTTAGGAGCAAATTGTGCTTTCACCCAATCACAAGCCAAGACCAAACTATCACTTTAAGGCAGTAATGTTGACTGGAGCAGACTTTTCACTGTGCTCTTCAAGGTATTTCAGCAAATTTGTTTCAGCAAGATTAACGGCATCCTTCACTCTTTAAACTTACTTCTGAAATCACAGAGCCATTGTTTCATATCAGTGCTGTGGAAAATTGAAATGCCAAATTTGCTATTTGTTGTGCATCTCATTTTAGTCCAGATCAGACATCAGACACATTGTTTGATTATGTGGagcagtgcactctgggaaGGGAGCTGTCCATCCTCGCCGTGGCATATGGCAGCAGCAGTCCAGTGACCATTGTGAGTAAAAGGAGGATTATGGGTAAAAATATAGTGCATGGAGGAGCAGGCTCCTGACACGTTTGTGTTCCACCCCATCACAGGGGATCGTTAAGAGACTGGCAGAGGTCACCGGAGGTCGTTTCCATATCTTCTCCGACATGAGACAGGTAGCTCCGCACCCACTCAGCTGTGAATGTCTACATCATTAGCAGAGGACTGAAATAGCACattatctctccctccccccctcactttCTGTCTCGGTGTCTGTCTcattctgtgtttctctctctcccgtgcccccccccccccccctctctggctCAGTGTATGGTGGACAGCAGTGACATGGAGCTCATATGGGGGGAGCTCCAGGCAGCAAGGGGAGTCCTGGGAAACCTACAGGAGATGCGGGGGGGTCGGGTCGGAGAGACGCAGGTGACCGTGATGCAAGAGGTACTGCATCCGGTTCATTTCATCAGCAGATCAACGTGATCTAATTCCGCGGTTTCAGTTTTACTGTCACAGATGGTTTGCCTCTGTCATGTGTTTGGGCCATTTTGTCTGAAAGGCAAAATATGCAATTTCAATCAGATCTCTCTTCAAGGCATTTTCTAAGCTTGTGAGACAGATAGCTTCATGCTCATGTTGGTTCATTCTGCACACAGGTTTGCGCTGAGGTGGACAGCTTGTGTCTGACCCGCCTCCTTCCCAAATCAGCCAGTCAAGATGCTCCACTCTGCCTGCAGAGTCCAGGTTTCCTGCCCTCAACCTCAGCAGAGTGGCTGCAGAGCCATGGGCTCAAAGgttctgggtctctctctctttctctctctttctatctctctctctctctcaccctctctctctttctctgtcactttgttaTTATTGGCAAGCCTTACAGAATTTCAGTGTTTCTCATATAAGGGCTCAGCTCACTGGTCAGTGGTTTTATAAAATGCCTGTAGTCCctgtccctgattggctggagctGAGACTGACAGGAGGctgtctcctcctccctgcagcgCAGAGGCTGGGCGTGTACCAGGTGCTGGCTCCCCACGCACACTCCCCGCTGCAGGAGTTTGTGCCTATTCTGCGCAAGACTGTCAGCTCCACGGTACACCAGGTAAAGCCCTGCCCCCTAGAAGCACCAGAGTCGTCGCGGTAACCATGCTCTATGCTTCCGACTTATTAACCTATTGGAAAGGAGCTGCAGGTATGGGTTACATAGCTGTAATCTGAGTGGGCGTGCATATCAGGTGTGTTTTAAGGACAGGCTGTCTGGACACACCTCCCTCATAACTCCCCCCTTTCACCTGTGCTGTccctttccctccatctctccatccctcatacccccccccccccccatctcctcaGAAAGCCATGGTGCAGTTTGAGTGGCATGATGGGACAGTGAAGAATGTGCATGTGGATCCGCCCCTTCTCTATGCCTATCAGGTGGGTGAGGTGGTCCCTGGCATTAGTTGTGATTGGACAGTCACTTTTTTGTAGCTGAGTTGTTGGTCTGTAAATGAAATCGCTTCTGGGTcttacatttgttgtttttttggttgttttgtttgtgttttttttaaactgtcattaAATAAAGAGcttatttatcttttctttatgctttcttcctcttttttctctccaatttggaatgcccactTGTGTTAAGATGCTCATCTTAACCTGTGTTGTCAGTTTGGCAGtgtgcagacaagcatgtgaTTTCCTCAGAAGTGTCCAACGTTAGCCACTTCTAACGCAGTTCGCAAGTCGCATTCACATAGACATGAGTGGGAGCAAGGCATTTCATGTGTAGCTCAACAGAAGAACTTGCAGACACCTGAATGgtcagcaggggtcactggtgcgCGATGAGACACTGTCATCCCAGATGACTGCAatcctcccatccctgggcaaTGCTAGATTTAGAATTCGATACCAGACCATGGCACTCCTCCATGCCCTAGAACGGAGCCTTAACTGGATGAGACACCCAGCTGCCCCAAAATGGAGCTGGTTATAGTAAGAGTCTGTTATTGTCTTTTGCAGAAACAGCTGGTGAGTGCAGTGAAGGTGCTGGAGAAGAGAGTGGCGTGGCTCAACACTGGAAGCCGTCAGATCTGGGGCACAGTGTGTGAGCTCAGGCAAGAACCAGCGCATCCTGTAAACTCCTCCATCTAATAACCAACTAATGCGACAGAGGCTGTTGTAACGTTTTACGCACCATGGTGAGGTGTAATTTTACACAGCAGTGGTGAGGTGTAACGTTTACGCTTCAGTGAGTAGGTATAAAGTTTGTGCTACAGTGGTGAGGACTGCACTTTACAGTGCAGTGGGTATGTGTCAAATTTACGCTGCAGTGATGAGTTGTAAAGTTTATGTGTTCATGTGCTTCTCCCCTGCAGGGTGCTGGTCCTGGTGGATGTGTCTCAGTGGAACTCACAGTACCTTCGCTACATACAGCTCTCCCTAAGACTACTGCTGCAAGAACAAATGGCTAACAAACACAGCTTCAACATCATCgcgtatgtgcacacacgcaaatgcataaaaacatacacacacacacacacccatgttcatgcacacatacaaacatacacagatacagtTTCAACGTCatcacttacgcacacacacatgcttattGTAGTCCAttgtgttaaattattttttctacattaataattaatcttTCAGTGACCATAAAGGCAAGTTTGTCTTGCCATAGTCTAAGTAGTCTGAGCAGGTCTGAGTGGGGTCAAGTGGGGTCTTGTGTGGTGGGTGCTGTCAATCATTCTTTTTTGTTGAGCAatctgcagctctgcaggaTTCATGTTGCACTTTTTCATGACCATTTTAATTGGGTCTTTTTTCTGGCCACATGAAGAGCGCATGCCACCAACCAATTATCCTTCGTGGAAGACGACTTTCTTGCATTCTATACAGTGCTGCTGGAAGCAGTGTTGGTGGTGGACTAGTAGGAGGCAGTCTTTCCTCTAGATTCTAGATAAtagatactcaaatctggacctcaaatccaaatccggccttggttttcttttcccccaggtAATATAACTGAACAATCAGAGCTACTGATTGGCCggactgtattcacacctgactcccaggtaaagggcgGGTGGAAAACCTGCAGTCCTTGAACCTCAAGGGCCATCATTTGAGTTCTAGGTCAAGCAAATTTAATGCATGACCATAATGATGGGgagactgtgctgtaggaggagCTGTCCTTTAGATTGGAGGACCTGGCtgactgtggtcattaaaggttCAGAGTGAGGGTGAAAGAGTAGCGGTGTTAACTCCAATGTCCTGTCCAAAATCTCACAAAACTGGCTCTGTACACGTGGCCACCTATTCTCCCCCTCCCTACGTCTTCCTGGCCATGCAGTGCCTTGAGTTTCATTCCCCAGGTCGTCACTAAAAAAAGAGCATTAGTTTTGAACTATCTGCTGgtaatttcatttctgtgaggATTTTAAAATTCCTTACTTGTCCTGAAGAGAATATGAGGTGACTCATCGTTAATAAGCTGAGCGCATGCAGGCAGAGCCAGGAAGAACCTTAACTCCACTGCAGGAACAAGCTGTAAAATATATTAGCCAGATTTCCATTTTGTGTGCTCAGGCATATGATGTGAAGTTCATTAGCCAGTTTTTAGGTTAGCTCATGAAAGGCTTTTATGAGTTTCTGTCACGTAAATATCtacattacaaaacatttaatttacaaaacatttttctagcagaagctcttatccagagctgcttataaatgtaactttttaatgcACATTCCATTTATATAGCAGGATATTTTCAGGTTaggtaccttactcaagggtacaacattTGAGTTATTAGCCCACTTTTCTAACTGCCAAATGACCAACCATAAATCTTGCAGTAATATAAGAGTGCTAATGGGTATTTGTTGTGTAAATATCTCTGCTatattattagcattttaatgggtatttaatttgtaaatacCTGGCAGTTTTGGTGGAGATGTTTGCGCCTGGCAGAATGAGATGGTGGAGACTAGCACCAAGAACCTTCAGGAAGCTTGGAGGTGAGAGAGAATCATCCCACCACACCTAAACACCAACCCATAGCCGCACCACACTGTGCCTCACTAAACCAAACCATAACCGCACCACACGATTGTCACGCCGCACCATGCTACACTATATCACAACAGCACCACATTATTATAACACTTCACCACACCAAACCACAGCCtcaccacacagtactacagtatCCAGCcataccacaccacaccatgttttccaatgtgaggtcagaggtcatggagcagggctgtgttccagtgtgaggtcagaggtcatgggGCAGGGCTGTTTTACAGGTGGGTGCAGGGGTTGCAGTGCGAGGGGAGTCGGAACATGCTGGCAGCTCTGAGACTTGCTGTGGAGAAcaacctgcagggggagccagAGCACAGCCAGGGCCTTTACCTGCTCACCTGTGGCGTGCCTGACCAAGACATGGTAACATCCAACACTTCCTCTGGTGCCCCCTGATGCCCTGAAAGTGTAATTAGGATAAATCCAGTCTCTCACAGGGATATAGCACAGATATGTAAATCATGCGTTTTGTgagtattctgtgtgtgtgtgttcgtactTGTTCCTCTCGGCAGGCTGCAGTAGAGGGGTATGTGTCCCAgtgcagtgggggaggggcttggcgGTTACATGTGTgcctgtttgggggggtggagccCACAGCGCTGAGCTGTCCCTTCCCACCCCGCTATGCCACCCAAGTGGAGACTGTCGATGCCCTACGAAGCCTGGCACACTCCACCGAGGGGCGCTTTCACTGCTTCAGGAAGTCAGGTATCCCCCATCCTACCCCAAAACCTGCACTTCCAAACCTGCCTCCCAATAGCCCCATACCTGCCTTCTATgtccccccaatccccccttCGTCGGGTGACCTTCTTAAAGAGAGGTCAACTATTGGAAAGAGTCTGGTTGGATGGGCGCTGTAAGCATTGTTATGAACACGTGTGATGGTTTGTGATAAATTGTCCAGTAAATAAAATCACCTCTATCTTCCCCTTCTAGGCATCGTAGagagtgatgacatcactgccttAATGGCAGAAATAGAGAAGGCAACCAGGTACtgggagaaggtgagagaggctgtgttgGTTGGTTCTCTTTTTGCAGTACACTGTACTGATTAATTCTTTGTGCACAGTTCTGACTGGTTCTCTGTTTGCACTTTTCTGTGCTGATTGGTTGTCTGTGTGCAGAGATGTGTGCTGATGGGTTCTCAGTGTGCAGTTCTCAGTGTTGATTGGTTCTTTGTGCTCAGTGCTCCATGCTGGTGGACTCTGTGTCCCACCGGACAGGCTGCAAGGGGGTCAGCGAGGCGCCGATGCTGGAGGGCAAGCAGCCTACTGTAACCATGGAGACGTGGATACCTCCCCGCCCCACCGCTCTCACGCTCGCCAGGCTGGTTAGTCCCCCTCCCTACCTCCACCTGCTTCTGTCCTCTTGCTCATTTCTCCACCTCTGGCTCTCCATCCATTTACCTGTCCAcctccagctttttttttacacctccCCATcgtccttctgtgtgtgtgtgtctgctgcagcagtgtgtgaccCAGAGGCAGTGTTGTAGAAGGGTACTGGTTTATTACTGCACACTGTCCTGTTCACACCATTCATAactctaattattattattattgttattacttgTTACTTATTAATGCTAATAATTGCTATCATAGTTATGTGATGAAAGGGAaggttttcctctctctctctcagcaggtgaaggcacagagagaggaggaagctTCACCTGTGAAAGCTCTTACCTGGTGCCCCAGCAAATCCCCAGGTGAGCATGCCGGAGCCCCACCCTCCTTCTTTCAATGGGCCAGGAGACACTACTTCTGCTCATCTGGGTTCCCTGTTCAATAAGGCAGGGCGTGTCAGGAGGCCTTAGACATGACAGGGTGTGTTGGGTGTATCAGGGTTGCAGCTGAACAAGTGATTGGTTGTGATCattctcttcctgtttttgccCCAGCACAGCCAGCGAGTAGCAGGGGGccaacaggaagtggagccAGACACAGGAagtcctctgtctctcactctgtgtttTATACAGAGGAAGGCAACAACCTTGCtaagggtgtgtatgtgtgattgagtgtgtgtgtataattgggtctgtgtatgtgctttattaatttattttttctttatttttactgcagGTTTTGTCTTTAAGAAATATCCAAAAGCACAGAGTGCACGCAGGGCTATTCCCAAGGTCACTCTGCCCAAGGAAGAGGAAATTTGCTCAACCAAgcaggtgcattatgggagttgTTGTTTCGTTTGGCACATTGAGGCCTGTTTCCTATTTCTGTAACTGTGTTTCTTTCAGTGGCTGAAGCGTTTCGGAGTGAGGAAGCTGAAGCTGGATCTGGATAGGCTGGCATCAGGCCCGGACTGCACGCATCATAAGAGTCCTGCCTCACACGTGCCCGTCTCCGCCCCAGACACACCCAGCCTGGCCTCCTGCAGCCCGGTCCTGGCATACTGCAGAAATATCCCTCTTGTCGACTTCAACGTGAGCACCGCCATACTAGGGGCACTGTGAGAGAATGTACACTTGTTGTGGGGTACTCTGGTGAGAATGTACATTTGCTGTTGTCGGGCACACCGTGATAATGCGCACTTCATTTAGGGCAcgctgtgtgagagtgtacacTTCTTGTAGGGCacactgtgtgagagtgtacacTTCTTGTAGGGTGCATTGTGAGAGTGTACACTTGTTATTGCAGGGCACACTGAGGCATCTTCAGTTGGCGCCACGGGAGCTGGATCAGTACCTCTCCCAGACAGGAAGACTCCTCAGACGCTACGCTCGCAGGATACAATGGCTGCTCTCTGGTACGTTGCGGCctcttctctgattggctgctcattCAAAGCCTCTTTTCTGATATGATGATGTCCAGCAGGCTGCCCTCTAATTGTTTTTTGATCATTGGTCAGTATGTCAGCTGGTGAACtgcataatgaaatgaaatggccgAACTGTTAAACACCTGAGTGAACAGAGATGGCAGGTAGAGGAAAGAGATGGCTGTGTGATTCGGAAAAGAATCTTTCCGTATGTCGTATCGCCTGACGAGGTCTGTTTACTGTTGTAGAAGCACATCACTCAGTTTCCATATTAAAGCCAAAGAGGATATATCACATAAAACTATCAGGTGACTCTGGCAGAGTTCCACACGTGCTGTAATTCCTCCTGGCTCAGCGGAGGTAGGCTGATTACTCTGTTTGAGTGCAGCACTTTCAAATGCCCAAATCACAGGAATGGCAGGCTACAGCACCGGCTTCGGGCATTCTGTGGGCTTCTGGTCCCGTGTAATACCACAGGTCACATGGGcgtatctgtctctctcaccgCGGAGTAAAGTGCATTAAAAGCAGGGCCTGATGGGTGCGTGTTGCAGTCTGTCAGAGCAGCGATGCATTATTCACGCGCTTCCTGTGCATTGAGCTGAGTGCTGAGGGGTGCTGTGGGTTTGACAGGGTGAAATGAGCAGGAGTATGTCTCACCCTGCCTGTTTCACAGTCTCCAGAGCTAGAGCAACGTGCTGAATAAGTACGAGTCGTCAGCATTCACGGATACCAGAGCACATCAGATTCTTACCGCTGTTTTAGCACTCAGGTTCTCCAGGGGGGAAGCAGCTTTCTGTCAGAACACAGTGAGATAAGCAGCCACATTTAAGTGCTCAGACATAGATATACTAATATTTAAAATCAGTTCCACTAGCACTCTGGTGATGTGAAGACATGGACCTGCAGACTCCTAGCTCTTCACTTTCAACCTGCTGGACATAATATATAGATAGAACCGCCCAGTTCCGTGAAGGCAATTGCTGATCCAATAAATAACTGACATTAGGATAAATTAATTACAGGTGTGTAGGTGGTGTTTCAAGTGtagaaaataaattcagtggATGGGTCcagattgatttatttatttttttgggtctTACTTAAGCCGGCTTGAATTTGTTGTGGGCGGTGAGGAGTTGATTAGGGCACAGATAAAAAGCAGAATTACTGCAGTGGAGGAGTACAGAAGGGGAGAGTCGATGGGGTAAAGTATACAGGCAGTTAGATTCTTGCAAATTAAAAGCTTCAGGAGATTAAGATTGGAAAATGATGAGAAGCTAGGAAGAGTCCTGAATGTACTGGCATAGTTGCAGATATCAGTTTGGTTTGCAAATTAAGTGAAGTTATCTGCTCCAAgaatggaggaggaggtgagttCAGAAGCAAGGAGAAAGTAGGTCTTCTTCTTTTCAGTGGCTTTGATTTTggtttgaaaatatttagatttaacAGACAAGAAAGTCCTAAGAGGTGTTGGTTAGATGGCCGGCATGTTTCTCTCCATTTTGTGGATTGCAGGTTGGCTCTGTCTGCTCGTATGAGAATGTCAGGCTGCCTTGGACAGGAAGAGGATAGTTTTGCAGGTTAGTACGGTAAGAGGGCTGAGCAAGTCAAGGGCGTCAGAAAGTGTGGATAGCATGGAGGAGGTGGCCAAGTGAAGGACACATTGCCTTATTGAAAAACCTGAACATAACCTTCTCCTCTCTGGTTGACTGTTGTTGCAGTGCGCATTCAGATAAGGACATGCCTGAATTGGACACATACAATCAGCTAACTGTGGGCGATCCTAAAAAAAGGCACAATTGTTCCAGAGAACTGGAGAGACTAAAGTTGGAGTTGGAGTATGATGTGTGCAGAGAGTTTAAAATGGAAACTGGTGGGCTTGTCTCCTAGGTAGCCGGCGCGTCTTTGGGGTGCTGCTGGAGAGGGATGTCTGCATCCTGCTGGACTGCTCGGGCTCCATGGCAACCTCCCTGCCCGAGGTGAAGAGGGAGCTCAGCTccctgatctgggatcagctgCGCCCAAACAGGCACAGGTAggaccctgcacacacacccaaaccccacacaccccaGAACCTTCCATCTGTGTTTGCAggcttgtttgtgtgcacgtgtgtatgtatgcgtgtttaTATGCGTGTATGGTTTACttccgtgtgtgcatgcatgtgtgggtcACGTTGTGAATGCGGTTTTGTGCAAGTGTTGTGTTTCAcgtgtgtacttgtgtttgttttgcagattTACTCTGGCTGCGTTTTCGGGGGAGGTGCAGACATGGCGCCCCACCCTAACAGAGGCCTCGGAAGAGGCGTGCCGGGAGGCGGAGCAGTGGGTGTGGCAGCTGTGCGCTCACGGGGGCACCTGCACCCTGCAGGCCGTACAGGTGAACACTGTGCCATACCGCACCTGATCCACAGT
This window encodes:
- the vwa3a gene encoding von Willebrand factor A domain-containing protein 3A isoform X1; this encodes MALSSPCVEDSGFGAGQLNQLLWEPGASPYKEDDGLLVTHVNHTHDLLRVQGLRSTARGRMKSTTEWLEDHSVENSGLSLSHIFSLGTSTLTRDEDGNPRRHLQISVGTLNEFEARLLQMIDTYHARMKWLTEGSLKAFGVVRGSRVGVVIDSSHAACEAGRLSQLQSDLQCLINEHLSHRKQLYAMSFGTEVSLLWDGPRDANSSRLREMCQWVQKLCPAGGCNLLNALRRVLQCRELDSLLLILGSCPDQTSDTLFDYVEQCTLGRELSILAVAYGSSSPVTIGIVKRLAEVTGGRFHIFSDMRQCMVDSSDMELIWGELQAARGVLGNLQEMRGGRVGETQVTVMQEVCAEVDSLCLTRLLPKSASQDAPLCLQSPGFLPSTSAEWLQSHGLKAQRLGVYQVLAPHAHSPLQEFVPILRKTVSSTVHQKAMVQFEWHDGTVKNVHVDPPLLYAYQKQLVSAVKVLEKRVAWLNTGSRQIWGTVCELRVLVLVDVSQWNSQYLRYIQLSLRLLLQEQMANKHSFNIIAFGGDVCAWQNEMVETSTKNLQEAWRWVQGLQCEGSRNMLAALRLAVENNLQGEPEHSQGLYLLTCGVPDQDMAAVEGYVSQCSGGGAWRLHVCLFGGVEPTALSCPFPPRYATQVETVDALRSLAHSTEGRFHCFRKSGIVESDDITALMAEIEKATRYWEKCSMLVDSVSHRTGCKGVSEAPMLEGKQPTVTMETWIPPRPTALTLARLQVKAQREEEASPVKALTWCPSKSPAQPASSRGPTGSGARHRKSSVSHSVFYTEEGNNLAKGFVFKKYPKAQSARRAIPKVTLPKEEEICSTKQWLKRFGVRKLKLDLDRLASGPDCTHHKSPASHVPVSAPDTPSLASCSPVLAYCRNIPLVDFNGTLRHLQLAPRELDQYLSQTGRLLRRYARRIQWLLSGSRRVFGVLLERDVCILLDCSGSMATSLPEVKRELSSLIWDQLRPNRHRFTLAAFSGEVQTWRPTLTEASEEACREAEQWVWQLCAHGGTCTLQAVQFACGLGDSVGVYMLSDGKPDSSCSLILQATERMSQGKHIIVHTISYNCNDSAANEFLRKLAHQTKGRFHCFQGDADLLVAAMLKEGSTEEAEPTCSAFEGDDLRGLAKEMDKLRHFRKQASAFRKILLEKQTPVKG
- the vwa3a gene encoding von Willebrand factor A domain-containing protein 3A isoform X3, with translation MKSTTEWLEDHSVENSGLSLSHIFSLGTSTLTRDEDGNPRRHLQISVGTLNEFEARLLQMIDTYHARMKWLTEGSLKAFGVVRGSRVGVVIDSSHAACEAGRLSQLQSDLQCLINEHLSHRKQLYAMSFGTEVSLLWDGPRDANSSRLREMCQWVQKLCPAGGCNLLNALRRVLQCRELDSLLLILGSCPDQTSDTLFDYVEQCTLGRELSILAVAYGSSSPVTIGIVKRLAEVTGGRFHIFSDMRQCMVDSSDMELIWGELQAARGVLGNLQEMRGGRVGETQVTVMQEVCAEVDSLCLTRLLPKSASQDAPLCLQSPGFLPSTSAEWLQSHGLKAQRLGVYQVLAPHAHSPLQEFVPILRKTVSSTVHQKAMVQFEWHDGTVKNVHVDPPLLYAYQKQLVSAVKVLEKRVAWLNTGSRQIWGTVCELRVLVLVDVSQWNSQYLRYIQLSLRLLLQEQMANKHSFNIIAFGGDVCAWQNEMVETSTKNLQEAWRWVQGLQCEGSRNMLAALRLAVENNLQGEPEHSQGLYLLTCGVPDQDMAAVEGYVSQCSGGGAWRLHVCLFGGVEPTALSCPFPPRYATQVETVDALRSLAHSTEGRFHCFRKSGIVESDDITALMAEIEKATRYWEKCSMLVDSVSHRTGCKGVSEAPMLEGKQPTVTMETWIPPRPTALTLARLQVKAQREEEASPVKALTWCPSKSPAQPASSRGPTGSGARHRKSSVSHSVFYTEEGNNLAKGFVFKKYPKAQSARRAIPKVTLPKEEEICSTKQWLKRFGVRKLKLDLDRLASGPDCTHHKSPASHVPVSAPDTPSLASCSPVLAYCRNIPLVDFNGTLRHLQLAPRELDQYLSQTGRLLRRYARRIQWLLSGSRRVFGVLLERDVCILLDCSGSMATSLPEVKRELSSLIWDQLRPNRHRFTLAAFSGEVQTWRPTLTEASEEACREAEQWVWQLCAHGGTCTLQAVQFACGLGDSVGVYMLSDGKPDSSCSLILQATERMSQGKHIIVHTISYNCNDSAANEFLRKLAHQTKGRFHCFQGDADLLVAAMLKEGSTEEAEPTCSAFEGDDLRGLAKEMDKLRHFRKQASAFRKILLEKQTPVKG
- the vwa3a gene encoding von Willebrand factor A domain-containing protein 3A isoform X4, with product MALSSPCVEDSGFGAGQLNQLLWEPGASPYKEDDGLLVTHVNHTHDLLRVQGLRSTARGRMKSTTEWLEDHSVENSGLSLSHIFSLGTSTLTRDEDGNPRRHLQISVGTLNEFEARLLQMIDTYHARMKWLTEGSLKAFGVVRGSRVGVVIDSSHAACEAGRLSQLQSDLQCLINEHLSHRKQLYAMSFGTEVSLLWDGPRDANSSRLREMCQWVQKLCPAGGCNLLNALRRVLQCRELDSLLLILGSCPDQTSDTLFDYVEQCTLGRELSILAVAYGSSSPVTIGIVKRLAEVTGGRFHIFSDMRQCMVDSSDMELIWGELQAARGVLGNLQEMRGGRVGETQVTVMQEVCAEVDSLCLTRLLPKSASQDAPLCLQSPGFLPSTSAEWLQSHGLKAQRLGVYQVLAPHAHSPLQEFVPILRKTVSSTVHQKAMVQFEWHDGTVKNVHVDPPLLYAYQKQLVSAVKVLEKRVAWLNTGSRQIWGTVCELRVLVLVDVSQWNSQYLRYIQLSLRLLLQEQMANKHSFNIIAFGGDVCAWQNEMVETSTKNLQEAWRWVQGLQCEGSRNMLAALRLAVENNLQGEPEHSQGLYLLTCGVPDQDMAAVEGYVSQCSGGGAWRLHVCLFGGVEPTALSCPFPPRYATQVETVDALRSLAHSTEGRFHCFRKSGIVESDDITALMAEIEKATRYWEKCSMLVDSVSHRTGCKGVSEAPMLEGKQPTVTMETWIPPRPTALTLARLQVKAQREEEASPVKALTWCPSKSPAQPASSRGPTGSGARHRKSSVSHSVFYTEEGNNLAKGFVFKKYPKAQSARRAIPKVTLPKEEEICSTKQWLKRFGVRKLKLDLDRLASGPDCTHHKSPASHVPVSAPDTPSLASCSPVLAYCRNIPLVDFNGTLRHLQLAPRELDQYLSQTGRLLRRYARRIQWLLSGWLCLLV
- the vwa3a gene encoding von Willebrand factor A domain-containing protein 3A isoform X2 — protein: MALSSPCVEDSGFGAGQLNQLLWEPGASPYKEDDGLLVTHVNHTHDLLRVQGLRSTARGRMKSTTEWLEDHSVENSGLSLSHIFSLGTSTLTMIDTYHARMKWLTEGSLKAFGVVRGSRVGVVIDSSHAACEAGRLSQLQSDLQCLINEHLSHRKQLYAMSFGTEVSLLWDGPRDANSSRLREMCQWVQKLCPAGGCNLLNALRRVLQCRELDSLLLILGSCPDQTSDTLFDYVEQCTLGRELSILAVAYGSSSPVTIGIVKRLAEVTGGRFHIFSDMRQCMVDSSDMELIWGELQAARGVLGNLQEMRGGRVGETQVTVMQEVCAEVDSLCLTRLLPKSASQDAPLCLQSPGFLPSTSAEWLQSHGLKAQRLGVYQVLAPHAHSPLQEFVPILRKTVSSTVHQKAMVQFEWHDGTVKNVHVDPPLLYAYQKQLVSAVKVLEKRVAWLNTGSRQIWGTVCELRVLVLVDVSQWNSQYLRYIQLSLRLLLQEQMANKHSFNIIAFGGDVCAWQNEMVETSTKNLQEAWRWVQGLQCEGSRNMLAALRLAVENNLQGEPEHSQGLYLLTCGVPDQDMAAVEGYVSQCSGGGAWRLHVCLFGGVEPTALSCPFPPRYATQVETVDALRSLAHSTEGRFHCFRKSGIVESDDITALMAEIEKATRYWEKCSMLVDSVSHRTGCKGVSEAPMLEGKQPTVTMETWIPPRPTALTLARLQVKAQREEEASPVKALTWCPSKSPAQPASSRGPTGSGARHRKSSVSHSVFYTEEGNNLAKGFVFKKYPKAQSARRAIPKVTLPKEEEICSTKQWLKRFGVRKLKLDLDRLASGPDCTHHKSPASHVPVSAPDTPSLASCSPVLAYCRNIPLVDFNGTLRHLQLAPRELDQYLSQTGRLLRRYARRIQWLLSGSRRVFGVLLERDVCILLDCSGSMATSLPEVKRELSSLIWDQLRPNRHRFTLAAFSGEVQTWRPTLTEASEEACREAEQWVWQLCAHGGTCTLQAVQFACGLGDSVGVYMLSDGKPDSSCSLILQATERMSQGKHIIVHTISYNCNDSAANEFLRKLAHQTKGRFHCFQGDADLLVAAMLKEGSTEEAEPTCSAFEGDDLRGLAKEMDKLRHFRKQASAFRKILLEKQTPVKG